Proteins from a single region of Chlamydia buteonis:
- a CDS encoding type III secretion T3S chaperone, with product MPKYPLEPVLAIKKDRVDRAEKVVKEKRRLLEIEQEKLREIEAARDKVKNHYMQKIQQLRELLDEGTTSDAVLQRKAYIKVVAVQLAEEEEKVNKQKESVLAASKELEKAEVNLAKRRKEEEKTRLHKEEWMKEALKEEAREIEKEQDEMGQLLHQLRNKKQRESGESSSWN from the coding sequence GTGCCTAAATACCCGTTAGAACCTGTTCTAGCGATTAAAAAAGATCGTGTTGATAGAGCAGAAAAAGTCGTTAAGGAAAAGCGACGGCTTTTAGAAATAGAACAAGAAAAATTGCGAGAAATCGAAGCTGCTCGTGATAAAGTAAAAAATCACTATATGCAAAAAATTCAGCAACTCAGAGAGTTGTTAGATGAAGGCACAACGAGTGATGCAGTTTTACAAAGAAAAGCTTATATTAAAGTTGTTGCTGTACAGCTTGCTGAAGAAGAAGAAAAAGTTAATAAGCAAAAAGAAAGCGTTTTAGCGGCATCTAAAGAGCTGGAAAAAGCAGAAGTTAATTTAGCCAAACGGCGAAAAGAAGAAGAAAAGACGCGTTTACATAAAGAAGAGTGGATGAAAGAAGCTCTAAAAGAAGAAGCGCGAGAAATTGAAAAAGAGCAAGATGAAATGGGACAGCTACTTCATCAGCTGCGCAACAAAAAACAACGTGAATCGGGGGAATCTAGTTCATGGAATTAA
- a CDS encoding DUF5398 family protein, translating into MFNMENTAAKEDRSSHQLFDLEKDMQDLSKAQEIKANVQDKVQKLHVALREGSDKASFEKQQILLAGYLALQKVLGRINRKMV; encoded by the coding sequence ATGTTTAATATGGAAAATACAGCTGCTAAAGAAGATAGATCTTCTCATCAGCTATTTGATTTAGAGAAAGATATGCAGGATCTGAGCAAAGCTCAGGAGATCAAAGCTAATGTACAGGATAAAGTGCAAAAATTGCATGTTGCTCTTCGAGAAGGTTCTGATAAAGCCTCTTTTGAGAAGCAACAAATATTATTAGCAGGATATCTAGCCCTTCAGAAAGTTCTCGGGCGGATCAACCGCAAAATGGTTTAA
- the sctQ gene encoding type III secretion system cytoplasmic ring protein SctQ: MTVAAEPSASWLKSRHDFLSSLVKTEEVVSLPPFPKELCQNRLKEKFRLEDTSLTIQPRGSLTAAQAVQDFGTHFLVQSFLAQPLTSGTFFFVTSEADLQSFMVAVFNDSSLASYFYEKDKLLGFHYYFSAELCKLLQELAWIPSLSVRVVGDARFSTKDLQGSYQAVDVNCGLDGKTMGFRLLFPEATCNSCKDFLSASNQNFDIHQLNPTPLTMSVEIGYCQLTQEEWQQVEHGSFILLDSCLYDPDTEESGGLLSVQGHQFFGGRFIDQTSGEFKITSYPSLQQEAPTEETPEALPAAPLPGNYKLVAEASRYSLTVEEFLKLSQGSILNLNGIHPSRGVDLILNGAKVGRGEIISLGDVLGIRVLEV, translated from the coding sequence ATGACAGTAGCAGCGGAACCTAGCGCGAGTTGGTTAAAATCTAGACACGATTTTCTAAGTTCTCTAGTGAAAACGGAAGAAGTGGTTTCTCTTCCTCCGTTTCCTAAAGAACTTTGCCAAAATAGGTTGAAAGAAAAATTCCGTCTAGAAGATACGAGTCTTACTATTCAACCTCGAGGTTCCCTAACTGCTGCTCAAGCTGTTCAAGATTTTGGAACACACTTTTTAGTACAGTCTTTCTTAGCCCAACCCTTGACATCAGGGACGTTTTTCTTTGTTACCTCTGAAGCTGATCTTCAGTCTTTCATGGTTGCCGTGTTTAATGATTCTAGCTTAGCTTCCTACTTTTATGAGAAAGATAAGCTTTTAGGTTTTCATTACTATTTTTCTGCAGAGCTGTGTAAGTTGCTCCAGGAGCTCGCTTGGATACCTTCTTTATCTGTTAGAGTCGTCGGCGATGCTCGGTTTTCTACTAAAGACTTACAAGGCTCGTATCAGGCTGTAGATGTCAATTGCGGATTAGACGGAAAAACTATGGGTTTTCGTTTACTTTTCCCAGAAGCAACATGTAACAGCTGTAAGGATTTCCTTTCAGCTTCGAATCAAAATTTTGATATTCATCAGTTAAATCCTACACCTTTAACTATGTCTGTAGAAATTGGCTATTGCCAATTAACTCAGGAAGAATGGCAACAAGTTGAGCATGGGAGCTTTATCTTGTTAGATAGTTGTTTGTATGATCCTGATACAGAAGAAAGCGGAGGCTTGCTTAGTGTCCAAGGACATCAGTTCTTTGGTGGTCGTTTTATTGATCAAACATCTGGAGAATTTAAAATCACTAGCTATCCAAGTTTGCAACAAGAAGCACCTACGGAAGAAACTCCGGAAGCTTTGCCTGCAGCACCTTTGCCCGGCAACTATAAGTTAGTAGCAGAAGCTTCTCGATACTCATTAACTGTTGAAGAGTTTTTAAAGCTCTCTCAAGGTAGCATTCTAAATCTCAATGGGATCCATCCCTCTCGAGGCGTGGATTTAATCCTCAACGGCGCAAAAGTTGGAAGAGGGGAAATAATATCTTTAGGAGATGTTTTAGGAATTCGAGTCCTAGAAGTCTAA
- the cdsF gene encoding type III secretion system protein CdsF has protein sequence MSSGSSCSAFNFNDMLNGVCKYVQGVQQYLTELETSTQGTVDLGTMFNLQFRMQILSQYMEAVSNILTAVNTEMITMARAVKGS, from the coding sequence ATGAGTAGTGGTAGCAGTTGCTCAGCTTTTAACTTTAATGACATGCTTAATGGCGTATGTAAGTACGTCCAAGGTGTGCAACAATATCTAACGGAATTAGAGACCTCAACGCAAGGTACAGTCGACTTAGGTACTATGTTTAATTTGCAATTCCGTATGCAAATTTTATCGCAGTATATGGAAGCTGTATCCAATATCTTGACAGCAGTGAACACAGAGATGATCACTATGGCAAGAGCTGTTAAAGGAAGTTAA
- a CDS encoding DUF5421 family protein, whose product MELNKTSESLYNCKTDRHSIQQEVGPEPKDNRDVKVFSLEGRQQSKCDRQDKTVNKGSRQEARGADDKHAEEKTSTVSSKEEEKEEGQSFMAYDNPTAGMAFVDVAPSVSSEVVVESTTVAVASADLQWVQDVIASTVESMMVADVNGQQLVELVLDAEGNVPEVFAGANLTLVQSGTDLSVKFSNFINDVQLADAVNLIANSPSQLAGLVEALKNLRLNLTELTVGTSIVQLPTIEEVQTPLHMIAATIHQRDKEKDQEGKDQQQQDQEQNQYKVEEARL is encoded by the coding sequence ATGGAATTAAATAAAACATCTGAGTCTTTGTACAATTGCAAGACAGATCGCCATTCAATACAACAAGAAGTAGGCCCAGAGCCTAAAGATAACCGTGATGTTAAAGTCTTTTCTTTGGAAGGCCGCCAACAATCGAAATGCGATCGTCAGGACAAAACTGTTAACAAAGGTTCTCGTCAAGAAGCTCGTGGTGCTGATGATAAGCATGCAGAAGAGAAAACCTCCACAGTATCTTCTAAAGAAGAAGAGAAAGAAGAGGGGCAAAGTTTCATGGCTTATGATAACCCTACAGCAGGAATGGCATTCGTAGATGTTGCTCCTTCTGTGTCCAGTGAGGTTGTTGTGGAAAGCACTACAGTGGCAGTTGCTAGTGCAGATTTGCAGTGGGTCCAAGATGTGATTGCTAGTACTGTAGAATCTATGATGGTTGCTGATGTGAACGGTCAGCAGTTAGTAGAATTAGTTTTAGATGCTGAAGGTAATGTCCCTGAAGTTTTTGCTGGCGCTAATTTAACTTTAGTACAGTCTGGGACGGATCTTTCTGTAAAATTTTCCAATTTTATAAATGATGTTCAGCTGGCAGATGCAGTGAATCTGATAGCGAATAGTCCTTCTCAGCTTGCTGGTTTGGTAGAAGCATTAAAAAATCTTCGTTTGAATTTGACAGAATTAACAGTTGGAACAAGTATTGTACAATTGCCAACTATCGAAGAAGTGCAGACACCTTTACATATGATTGCTGCGACAATACATCAAAGAGATAAAGAGAAGGATCAAGAAGGAAAAGATCAGCAGCAACAGGATCAGGAACAAAACCAATATAAAGTTGAAGAAGCACGTTTATAA
- the sctD gene encoding type III secretion system inner membrane ring subunit SctD encodes MSARLIIDKGPLSGFVLVFEQGTSWSIGKDAASSDIQLEDPKLANTQVVITKEDDHYFITNLDTSCPVTVNGKEITEATPINDADVITFGSNQYSFFTHEFDPDDVVYDFDFSSENTTNVSPEPADTKKKTKKKSQPAKDEAKQPSSEQQDSSDTSPTDKELAEAFLASAKSEKETSGQKLDMDTLPKTGSKKKTSSLPDVKNTETQHATMEENGALPNQNQPPLPDSDPATQDQSTKGDRPKEGEPVKETPTSAEQSEEKEGISQGEEVSPQETKPEDVQDVEQSHNDQEAPKEKTDTEEETEEQSEEEEEQEGKKTEKAEVLSPFNVQDLFRFDQGIFPAEIDEIAQKNVSVDLSQPSRFLLKVLAGANIGAEFHLDTGKSYILGSDPASADIVFNDLSVSHRHAKIIVSNDGSIMLEDLGSKNGVIIEGKKIENSSTLSANQVIALGTTLFLLIDHLAPADTIIASFAPEDYGLFGRPQDAEEIAQQAAQEEEEKRKRATLPTGSFILTLFIGGLAILFGIGTASLFHTKEVIPIENIDYQEDIERVVNAFPTVRYTFNKNNGQLFLIGHVKNSIDKSELLYKMDALSFIKSIDDNVIDDEAVWQEINILLSKKPEFKGVSMHSPEPGEFVITGYLKTEEQAVCLADYLNVHFNYLSLLENKVIIESQMLKAIAGQLLQAGFANIQVAFVNGEVVLTGYVNHEDGDKFRSVVQEISTLPGVRLVKNFVVLLPVEEGIIDLNLRYPSRYRVTGYSKYGDVSINVVVNGRILTRGDVIDGMTVISIQPHCIFLEKEGLKYKIEYNK; translated from the coding sequence GAGGATCCTAAGCTTGCAAATACTCAGGTCGTTATCACAAAAGAAGATGACCACTACTTTATTACAAATCTAGATACGTCCTGTCCTGTTACTGTAAATGGAAAAGAAATCACAGAGGCAACACCGATAAATGACGCGGATGTCATAACATTCGGAAGTAATCAATATTCTTTTTTCACGCATGAGTTTGATCCTGACGATGTTGTTTACGATTTCGATTTTTCTTCAGAAAATACGACTAATGTCTCTCCTGAGCCTGCCGATACTAAAAAGAAAACGAAGAAGAAAAGTCAGCCTGCAAAGGATGAAGCAAAACAACCTTCTTCAGAACAGCAAGATTCTTCCGATACTTCTCCTACCGATAAAGAACTCGCTGAAGCTTTCCTAGCTTCTGCAAAGTCAGAGAAGGAAACTTCCGGCCAAAAACTAGATATGGATACGCTGCCAAAGACCGGATCAAAAAAGAAAACATCCTCATTGCCGGATGTAAAAAATACTGAAACCCAGCATGCTACTATGGAAGAAAACGGAGCTTTGCCTAATCAAAATCAGCCGCCGTTGCCAGATTCAGATCCTGCCACACAGGATCAATCTACAAAAGGTGACCGGCCCAAAGAAGGTGAGCCTGTCAAAGAAACTCCTACTTCTGCAGAACAGTCAGAAGAAAAAGAGGGAATTTCCCAAGGCGAAGAAGTAAGCCCTCAAGAAACTAAACCTGAAGACGTTCAGGATGTAGAACAATCCCATAACGATCAAGAAGCTCCTAAAGAAAAAACAGACACAGAAGAAGAAACTGAAGAGCAGTCCGAAGAAGAAGAGGAGCAGGAAGGCAAGAAAACTGAAAAAGCTGAAGTCTTGTCTCCATTTAATGTACAAGATCTCTTTAGATTTGATCAGGGTATTTTTCCTGCAGAAATAGATGAGATTGCGCAAAAAAATGTTTCTGTAGACCTTTCTCAACCTTCACGCTTTTTATTAAAAGTCTTAGCCGGAGCTAATATCGGTGCGGAATTCCATTTAGACACTGGGAAATCTTATATTCTAGGAAGTGATCCTGCCTCTGCAGACATTGTCTTTAATGACCTTAGCGTATCCCATCGTCATGCAAAGATCATCGTAAGCAACGATGGTTCTATCATGCTAGAAGATCTAGGTAGTAAAAATGGCGTGATTATCGAAGGAAAGAAAATAGAGAATAGCTCCACATTAAGTGCCAATCAAGTTATTGCTTTAGGAACCACTTTATTTTTACTCATAGACCATTTAGCCCCTGCTGATACTATTATAGCATCATTTGCTCCGGAAGATTACGGATTATTCGGTCGTCCTCAAGATGCTGAAGAAATTGCTCAGCAAGCAGCTCAAGAAGAAGAAGAAAAACGTAAGCGCGCTACATTGCCTACAGGTTCGTTTATTCTTACACTATTCATAGGAGGGCTTGCTATACTGTTCGGCATAGGCACAGCATCTCTATTTCATACGAAAGAAGTCATTCCTATAGAAAATATAGATTATCAAGAAGATATAGAACGCGTGGTTAATGCTTTCCCAACGGTCCGCTACACATTTAATAAAAACAATGGCCAGCTCTTTTTGATAGGACATGTAAAAAATAGTATTGATAAAAGTGAGCTTCTCTATAAAATGGATGCTTTGTCTTTCATCAAATCCATAGATGACAACGTTATTGATGATGAAGCTGTTTGGCAAGAAATCAATATATTGTTGTCTAAAAAACCAGAGTTCAAGGGTGTAAGCATGCACTCTCCAGAACCTGGAGAATTTGTTATAACGGGATATCTAAAAACAGAAGAACAGGCTGTCTGTCTCGCTGATTATCTTAATGTACATTTTAACTATCTTTCTTTGCTTGAGAATAAGGTAATTATAGAATCGCAAATGTTGAAGGCGATCGCAGGTCAACTTTTGCAAGCAGGCTTTGCAAATATTCAAGTCGCTTTTGTTAATGGTGAAGTGGTTCTTACTGGTTATGTAAATCATGAGGATGGAGACAAGTTCCGTTCTGTTGTTCAGGAGATCTCCACGCTTCCCGGCGTACGTTTGGTGAAAAATTTTGTGGTTTTGTTGCCTGTTGAAGAAGGGATTATAGATTTAAATTTACGGTATCCTAGCCGTTATCGCGTAACCGGATATTCAAAATATGGTGACGTGAGTATTAATGTTGTAGTCAATGGTAGGATTTTGACCCGTGGTGATGTTATCGATGGAATGACGGTCATAAGCATACAACCACACTGTATCTTTTTAGAGAAGGAAGGGTTGAAATATAAAATCGAGTACAATAAATAG
- the sctN gene encoding type III secretion system ATPase SctN produces the protein MDELTTDFDILMSQLNDVHLTTVVGRITEVVGMLIKAVVPNVRVGEVCLVKRHGMEPLVTEVVGFTQNFAFLSPLGELTGVSPSSEVIPTGLPLHIRAGNGLLGRVLNGLGEPIDSETKGPLVDVNETYPIFRAPPDPLHREKLRTILSTGVRCIDGMLTVARGQRIGIFAGAGVGKSSLLGMIARNAEEADVNVIALIGERGREVREFIEGDLGEEGMKRSVIVVSTSDQSSQLRLNAAYVGTAIAEYFRDQGKTVVLMMDSVTRFARALREVGLAAGEPPARAGYTPSVFSTLPRLLERSGASDKGTITAFYTVLVAGDDMNEPVADEVKSILDGHIVLSNALAQAYHYPAIDVLASISRLLTAIVPEEQRRIIGKAREVLAKYKANEMLIRIGEYRRGSDREVDFAIDHIDKLNRFLKQDIHEKTNYEEASQQLRAIFR, from the coding sequence ATGGACGAATTGACGACAGATTTCGATATCCTCATGTCGCAATTGAACGACGTGCACTTGACTACCGTTGTCGGTCGTATAACTGAAGTCGTCGGTATGTTAATTAAAGCAGTCGTTCCCAATGTACGCGTTGGGGAGGTATGCTTAGTTAAACGTCATGGTATGGAGCCGCTCGTTACTGAAGTTGTCGGCTTCACACAAAATTTTGCTTTCTTATCGCCATTAGGAGAACTTACTGGAGTCAGCCCTTCTTCAGAGGTTATTCCAACAGGTCTACCTTTGCATATTCGTGCAGGTAACGGTCTTTTAGGTCGTGTATTAAATGGTTTGGGAGAGCCTATCGACTCCGAAACCAAAGGACCTTTAGTTGATGTTAACGAAACCTATCCTATTTTTCGTGCCCCTCCAGATCCATTGCATAGAGAAAAGTTAAGGACAATTTTATCCACAGGTGTGCGGTGTATCGACGGTATGCTCACAGTCGCCAGAGGTCAGCGTATAGGAATTTTTGCTGGGGCTGGGGTTGGTAAATCGTCTCTCTTGGGAATGATCGCTAGAAACGCTGAAGAAGCGGATGTCAATGTGATTGCTCTCATAGGAGAGCGGGGCCGAGAGGTTCGTGAATTTATCGAGGGGGATCTTGGAGAAGAAGGAATGAAACGATCGGTGATCGTTGTCTCTACTTCAGATCAATCATCACAGTTGCGGTTAAATGCTGCTTATGTAGGGACTGCTATAGCAGAGTATTTTCGTGATCAGGGCAAAACCGTAGTTTTGATGATGGATTCTGTAACCCGATTTGCCCGAGCTCTAAGGGAAGTAGGTTTGGCTGCCGGTGAGCCTCCAGCTCGAGCAGGATACACACCTTCTGTATTTTCAACTTTACCTAGGTTATTAGAACGTTCCGGAGCTTCTGATAAAGGAACAATTACAGCATTTTACACTGTACTTGTTGCCGGGGATGATATGAATGAACCTGTCGCTGATGAAGTTAAATCGATTCTTGATGGTCACATTGTCTTGTCTAATGCTTTAGCTCAGGCATATCACTATCCCGCTATTGATGTTTTAGCATCAATAAGCCGACTGCTGACAGCAATTGTTCCTGAGGAACAAAGACGCATCATAGGAAAAGCCCGAGAGGTGCTAGCAAAGTATAAGGCAAACGAAATGCTCATACGTATTGGAGAATACCGCCGAGGGTCCGATCGTGAAGTAGATTTTGCTATAGATCACATCGATAAATTGAACAGATTCTTAAAGCAAGATATTCATGAAAAAACGAATTACGAGGAAGCCTCGCAACAACTTCGGGCTATTTTCCGATAA